The window CGTGGAGGGACTCCACAGTGAGTTGTCGGAACTTTGCTGAATGGAATTCGATGCTGGTTGTCTTCCTCTGCTTGTGCCAAATCTCGCCGTCCGCGTTGAAGATTCCGTCGCCGAGAAGGTCATGGACTGTTTCACGGAAGAAGGAGCCTTTTGGGTACTTGAGAAACTCTGTTTTCAGAATGTGCTCAATGTTACGAGGATCTGAAGTTACAACCCAATTCAAGCTACTGAACCATGGCCCTTTGAATCTGAAAGTTCCATTTTGACGGCATAGCACTTCGGTGATCCATTCATACAAGTTGCTTCGGAGTCCAGTGACTAAAGACGGTAACATTCCGACAACTGGCCACACAGGTAGCCCCTGTTTCTTTTTTGCCTCAATGATCTTGTTgctgtaaaaataaaaattgctaTGAATATCTCTAACATTTGAATGTCGGGTAAGAAGAAGAGATTCCATGCAACCAATCTCTGAGATGGGAATTCACCGGAGGAGATAGGGGTGAGGTTTCCGGAGCTCAACATGGTGATGGGCTAACGCTAACAGAGAAAGGGTGCAAAAACGCACATGAGAAATACCTACTCTTTAAGGTTGGTATGTTTTTATAAGCATCATACATTATATGATATAGAGAGTTGGTCAGATGGAGAAGGAGAATCCATTTATGTTTCTTGGGAAACATGGTTTTGCAGATTGTTTTGATTTGGTGAACTGAAAAAATAGTTGTTTGTGGTGTTTGATTTTGTCTACAAATTTATTTCCATGGTTGTAGGAGGTTTCTTGAGATAGGGTTTATGGAATTTTATGTCACTTTTGTCCACTTGGTTTCTTAGTTCTTTTTCTAATCACACTTACTTAAATTGGGAATGTTCGTTCTCTTAGTTTCTAATGGTGGAAATCATATTCATAAATCATGTTTTAGTGAAGGGGAAGAGTAAATTTGGAAGATGGGGAGTGGGTGTGGATGATAACCTAATCTTTTTTTACCCCAAATATTAGTTCTTTAGTTAATTCTTCATAGATTTTCTTTGCCACTTGCATTACAAAGTGGGAGTAGTTTTGGTTTCTTGCTAAAATGTGTACGATGGTAACTAATGTTTTATATCTAAGTAGGTCATCGAATCATCAACCTTGAAACTATAATGATGTGTTTTACATAGAGTTTTCAGAAATATAAGAAGTTTCGGGCAAGATGGTTGCGTAGAGTAATGTTTGTAGATGGAGTTCTAAAGGAATGGTTTTCATATatttagaatgaaaaataGTAGTGTTTGATTTGTGATGGTAAGAACTCTGTAAAGTTTAATCTCggagtttatttatttattatattaccaagtcaaattaaattttggttaaattacaacattagttctaaacttttaaagttgCCACTATAGATTCTAAGAAAATGTTTAgtatgttattatttatttatttgttttgtttaataggTTGTTGACTTAGGGAATATTTTGGTTCACAGTTTAGCGAGTTGTTGAGTCTGAGATTATTTAGCCCTGGGTTTATTCTAAGTTTGTGTTTGATAAAAGTGTATTTTGGTCGataaatttggaatttgtaatcaaatgaaaaactgtatatcaaattatattacaatgaggtttttattatgaaattagGAAATATTCCtttaagaagaaataaaaagtttctAATACTCGTTTGTGAATTGGAGTATTTACCCAAAGTGTGAACAAATagatacatattttttacacaaatataaaactttttgTCGAACGATtgttaagttatttttctcaaagaaaaaaaaaagtttatcaagttttttataattttctaagctaacttaatttatttacaacGAAATATTACTATTCAACTAAACTTCCTATAGTGATAAATTAAGATACTTGTTACCAATATTATTTTACCTTTGGGACAAAagtaatcaaaatatttgaagtaattAACCTATCATGTCTTTAAacatgttatatatatataaactactTCCGGTCAGTGATATTTAACTTGAACGTTTTACTATCATACATTAATTTTAACTgcatagaaaaagaattattaatgagttatctttgtttttttaaaaaaacaaaacagttATCGTATGGATCTAAGATTGGACAATTTAAGAGCGAGTGGAAGGCAAAGTGTTGGCAGAAAggaaataagagaaaaggGCGAGAGATTGCTGAGGAGCAAATACAGGGACTTGATGGCCTGCCCCTCTCACAGTAGCCAATATGAGCCCTCCTTTGTAGGTTTCAACCCAACCGGCTACTTCTTGTTTGTGGTACCATGCCCTCCactcttcttcaatttctaaCTCCATCTTGTTTATGCTATATCTGGTTGATGTTATCGGTACTCGTCCATCCGTATCTCCACTGTATAATGATCATTATTATAGGGTCGTCAGTTTAGAATAccttataatttaaaaacttttgaaaacgttattatcattttcattcttctaATAGAAGAATGTGTTCTATCAATTCAAGCATAGAATAGTGAAATTAATAAGACAACTACTAGGTGTGAAGATTTCAATCCTCTACTTCTATGGTTgctcaaacaaaaaatatatatacttttttcatcttaatatatttcattttcgtACGTGTCAACTTCAAATTAACAACAAGACACTTGTGATCTTAACTTCTGTCCTAAGAGTGAAAGACAATTCCACAAATCAATTTAAGttctttcaagattttaattttacttacATACTTTTTTCACTCTAACTTGTTTTTTCCATCATTAAATTTCTCTTCTACGTCAACATATTTGTTGAAACCCTAAAAATTTATCTCTTTTTggcaaagaaattgaattaaatcCTCACCGATTACTGAATCATGATactggaaaagaaaaaaagttccctttctatcattttctttttcctctatAACTTTTAATGTCTCTTTAATCTCCACACATCTAAATAcagtaataaaatttgaaaattgtatagaaaaatatagaatagGGGGAAGACggtgaaaattaaattaaaaattgtattaggaataaaaaaagatttaccTATAAACCCAAATACGCAAACCAGCATTGAGAAGCTTCTGAATGGTAGGCAAAATAGAAGTAGGTGAGTCAGTCCACTGTTGAATCACACCGCTTTCCAccaaaaccaataaaacattattaataattataatataatgatgtgtatgttcttgtttcttgtttcctcttttttaatatattacaacataaataataataacttataattttgttttaacttttgtcCAAACTGTAGAAATATCTCCAaactttatcatttatttaaaatatatctccTATACTTTCCTTATATTTTCGGTAGCCGAGAGGAGTTTgccaatttcatatttgttccaaaaattatcataatactaGAATATAGGATTCATCAActattctacttttttttttcattactttCTCTATTCCTCACTTcctcttttttatattcttcatTCTCCCTTTTCACTATTCTTTACCCCATCTCTCGTTATATGgtattatttcttattcacCTTTTCAAacatagattataataactcaaattataataatctataaTCCAAATgcaaactataataacctatatattataataactcactccATGCTCCGAATGTCtctttaaaagtttcaatattGCACCTCTAACTTTCATACATGATATGAAAATCaggttttgaaaatgaaatatttatgttatatctATTTCACAGTgtctaattttcattttagaagtAAACgtgaatatttttattttattttttaaaaaaagaattttagaTGTTATGTTTAAATGTTATAACGTGAACGTATTCAAATGACATAaactagaaaagaaagagaaaaggaagaaaaaaaatagttacttTCGTGTACGTATGTAACAAAGTTTAGAggttaaaacaaaatctaaaatttgagcaacaaaatatatataattatataggTATGTGCGTTTATAGAGTGGTGATGTgaatagagagaaagagagaagattCAGAAAATTGATTAAGATGGTTTTAATGGCAATGGCAGAAGAAAGCAGAAGAGGAAAGCTCCACTTCAATCATTCAACACATGCTCTTATTCATTGCACACACTAACTCTCTCTTTTAACTCTCTTTCCCACCCCCCAATATTTATTGCACATCTCATTTCTCCCATTAAAATGCAACAACTAGTCCTAAcccttaaaaatatatatatatatatacacacgaTACGAAAactaagaatttgaaattaagaatCTTTTGAGTTTGCTTGAGTCGTCTCTGATTTTCACATACTAAAGAGGCACACGCAAAACACTTGAGAAAGTTTTGGGACTAAAATGAATGTAAGAGGTAGAGAAATGGTACCTGCAAGGAGTATAAGGATATGAGAGTTTGGTAACATTAGCATGAAGGGCCCTTTGAACATCCTCTCTATTGAAAAACTTATTTGCATAAGCTTCAGTACATGGATCGTACCCCAATGGAAGCTTATGCCATAGCTCCTGTTTCAATCATATCATTATATCATCCAAacacataattaaacaaagtcctaaagattaaattttcttttagttttcgAAACTTACGTGCATGGAGAAGATTCGAGGCGGAGTAGCAGTGAGAAGTATTGAAGAAGTAAAGttagaagtagaagaagaagagagacaAATAGGAGAATAAATGCTATAAATATCAATGTGAGAGTAAGCTAAAGAAAAGCCTCTGGCATGTTCTTCACAGTGAGTAGTTGTTTGGTTAGTGGAGTTGGAATCAGTTGTGAATGAGCATTCATTCATAATGTTGTGATATAGTTTATCTGAAATGATCCCATGGGTCCATGCATATTCCACCATTCCCTTTGAATCTCTTTCGTCATCAATTGCTGCATTCCCTATCTGATGATTTCAATCCTCACTTTAGTctgtatttatgtttttgaatttgtaaCCATTTATCCATGTAGTTTGCAATTtgtaacataaatatataaaaatatatatgattaaatgctattttggttatttgtacttttagtttcaaatggctttcaattttggttgattttggtCCTTgcactttaaaaaaaaaagtgacattttttttcttctgaaaatatattgtaatacAACATAACCGTTTGTATGTTGAGACTTCTTGAGACTTGAGAATGgtaggaaaataataatggtaGGAAAATTTAAACTTGAGACTTCTTGTTTTCGAGTACAAACATGTATCAATTGGGCTGAGTtcatgttgtaaaaaaaagTGACAATTTTGATCCTTTTACTTTAGGGATCAAAATAGTCacttattgaaattttgaagatcAAGAGatgaatgaaccaaaattgaaagtataagAACTAAAacgaacattttaaaagtacatgaattaaaatgaactaaataaacattttaaaagtaggagagacaaaacaaaaattacacgAATAAAAGTagtgtttatttaaaataaaaaatgttaacaaaAATTTGTATAGATTGATAAAGTTGGTGGGAgtgtatttgtttataaacACAGCATTGATAGAGAATATTTatagtataattaaaaaaggacTAAAAGAAAGCCTTACCATGAAGCCCTTGAGATTAATAAAAGTATCCTTTGAAgaattttggtttctttcatGAATCATGTCAGCTAGCTGAGGAACATAGTGACCTAATCATGTTttaagtaatttaattttgggcTATCAAATTCtcataataaaagaaaaaaagggtgaAAGTGaaatagattaaaaagaaaaaaagaaaagaaataccAGCATAGCTCTCTCCAGCAACATAGAAATGatgaagtttgaaatttgggaATCTTTTGAACCAACCAATAAGAAAAGCATATGAATCTTCGGCAGTGATTTTATCTCCAAGCTTTTCTAAAtctgttgttttgtttgtatatGAATATCCCACTCCTATTGGTGCCTCCAAAAATAGCATGTTTGCAGCTGAACAACGTAACCCCATTTTCATCACTTAGTTTAcatcatttaaattaatttcttcaaataattaataattaattttaaaaaacatgtaaAATCAAACCAACTCCAATTAACGTAGTAAGTTTTCACTGTCTAACATTAGcacaaaattgaatatttacaCAATAATGTGTTTgctaaaacattattttttttcctcataaCCATctcaatcttttaaaaataaaatagttgatGAATGTTTATggatgaaatatttaaaagcaagggaaataacaattatatatgttaGGAAGGGAAGTGTAAGTGAAGAGGGTACCTTTGTTCCAAGAGAAATCATTGAGTTTTAGTTGGCCATTGCTTTGAACAAGGAAGGGGCCTAACTCTTGTGCAGCTCCATAGGCTATAGATGAGCACCCAGGTCCtattatatcaatatcaatatatatatcataacctTCTTAAATAACATCAACATCATCAAATCAATCTCTCTCACctgtttctatatttatatttataagtttatttaTCATACTTACGAGTTTCTGATATTCAAATTTCCCTTACCCTCTAACGATTataattacaaagaaaaataaataaataaacactaagttaaattgattaatatcTTCTACATTTGAActaataaagaaaatcttttttaatacttcattcataaactaattaaagtcAGTTTCattagtggttttttttttttttttggataatcACTGTATCATATCTGCACAAACTCTTCCTATAAGTAATTGTTGGACTATCTTGAAaagattattgaaaaaaatcaagaagaaaaattttgcATTTGTTCCTGgttcaaaaattgaattggAAGGAAAGTCTTTACCTTCAATTGAAGAGTATTTTGTATGTAGTGTTGAACACTTTagtcaagaaaaagaaattgatccATGAATACAAAGAAAGACAAAAGATAAAGGAAGGCTTACTCGATCTAAAGATTCAATTATTAATGTCAAGAGGTGCATGATAACATCTAGTAATATAAATGTTACCAGGAGTTATCAATGTCTGGAAGACGTAAATTGATTTTAGTGAATTTGTACttatttgaatcttaataaattaatctCTTCATTTGAGCGTAAAAGTTGTACAAATGTAAGTAGCTTTCACCGAATAGGGATATCAAAACTGTCATGTTAAATTTCTCTTCTCTGACCCTTCCTTTAACCTTGTTTTTAGCCTTGGTAACAAGTATTAGagtattagaaaatataatgtattagTTGTAGccaattattatttgattaaagtaaaaaaaaaaaaaaaagatagaaggaagcaaaaaagaatcaaatttaaaaccatATATACTAAACTACCATCTAAACCCAACCAAGAGTTTATTAAAAGAATCCTATTAAAGGAGgattcaaaaaacaaaacaataaggagagaaagaagaaaagaaagaaaagaaaatagtgaaGCATATGGAGATGATAAAAGAAAGGTAGGTTGAgggagagaaaaggaaaaggaaccGTTAGGTAACGGGGAAAGAGAATATTAATTTGagtcttttctcttttgtttttgttaggATCACTGACTGACTGCACACTCCTTTTAAGAACACAAGTCCCTTAGTTGACACACCACCCTCGTGTGCACGCCTTCTCTATCTTTCTCCcctctttttactttttactttttactctCACACCCcattttcctcctttttttttcaattcttttaggacttctgttttttaatatatatataaatcctCTACTGgtttttattgtatatatattgatatcttGAGTCAGTGgatgattaaattttgatttataaaattgaaaaaaaagaagcatatGAGTTTCCAAAGATAATGTTAAGAAATTGTAATATCTTGAGATGAAATTGGTGGATATCTAATGGGGTGGGAAAGTAAAGTAGGATTGACTATGCACAACTAACATAATGCTACCATACACTCTATTCACAACTTCATCATTATTGTTGTTGGGACCAAACATATCCtttttacaaatacaaaatattacaaatccataaattaactatttctttacaaaattcattgcactttttatgtaaaatataagTATTTTGTGCaatcttctatttctttttttacaatttttcatataataaatacTTCTTTTGGTCGAtgtccatttttgtttcttcctttcctttttgttttttctttcctatttccttttgtttttttcctctcaaaccaaaatcaaaaccatatttattttatttgaaaaagacatACATGCATAGgtgtaataataatttccaAGCAACAATCACAggagagaaaatgaatttttagatTAAGTATAAAAgcttttatgttatatttgttatacattttttaattatataatacatttattaatgtctatcactaaattaaaacatgtttATTTCGATCTAtctattattcataaaaaaataaacttttactAGCGGTTtagctatatttaaaaacgatctttaattttttataaaacaaaacacaaaagttGTAGCAcgaaaaattttaattggtttCACACAcgtttgcatttttcttttttttcttagaaatcCATCAGccttttaaaagtaaaagaaaatattaaaaaaaaatggaagcaTATTAACTATTAGCAATGTGAtctctttacattttttatttttaattttacccTAAACCCATCAAAAAATGTAGGTTACACAAACCaaagttttggaattttttttctagaaaaacaaaagaacatgGACTTTGATGTTGAAACTACAGTATATatagcaattttttgaaaagtagaaaaaaatgacaaattatttacatttaataaaactattaaaagatataaattttatcaaatgttgtctttttgaacaaaatttttgtactgtaacttattttttattttataatattttgagtAATTCTTTTTACTATATAACATTATCTCAatctaaacatattttaacGTCACATATAATCaacctatttaattttataataagaaatgttaatgtaaatatagcaCACGAAATAATAATCCCATACATGTGATGctgtgaaagagaaaaaaaaaggctaaaCTACAAAAATGACTCCATATTCCTTTgtcctttaatttctttttaaaatttaaaattacttatctctatatcaaatacaaagtcaCAATTTTCATCTAACATGTGAACAAGTTTGttctaaaatagtattttaaattttgaaagaaaaatcatttgtttgaaatttataccaaaatttgaaaactattatTTGGATTCTTTTTAGAGTGGTGATGCAAATCCTACCTACTAGAAATGGGATTGAGAACAAAACTAAGAAgcaactaataaaaataaataaattgtaaactTAGTCCCCAACGTtcttaataaatcttaaatagttgattcttaaaaaaaaaaaaaaaaaaaaaaccttttattattcataacatttttggtataaattttgaaaattatatacaGATGTATTTcatttgtatataaaaaaaaaattattatttagtcaATTTAGAGTTGAAAAGAACTTTAAgagacaaaatttaaataaacactTAATTTAGGCTTTTAAGTTTTgagtataatttttatttaacttggGAAGTTTCAAAAGGTTAGgtaatttatttgaagttttgaatttaattttaattttatctattaaacttaaaatattacaattttactgagtacatttttatttttagtgttAATTTATTGTCTACAGTATGaatgtagaaaaataaattaaacaaaattataatcaattaaaaactGCTATTTTTCGTCACTTTTCAagacattcaaaattttactacatgatatattaatttaattaatagacattgatattAGTGTTtgtatttaatgaaaaactaagattaaaatatacaatgaTGCTTaagaatgaatttgaaaataaaactcaGATTTCAAACACAGCAACGTTGgccagcaaaaaaaaaagataaatagaagaaaaacgAACCTCCATTGAGCCAGAGAACGAGGGGCTTAGAAGCAACATCGTTTGGTTCATGGGCTTCGAAGAACCAATAGAACAATGCCTTTTGGTCCTGTGGTTGCTCGGGACGGAGCTTCACATAGCCGGCGTAGTGGTTGAACTTAACCGGCGGCTGCCCTGGCAAATCGGTGACTCTGTCGCTCTCTCTGCGCCGCGCTTCCCGATCCGCCTCCAATTCCACCGCCGCCGCCGTGGCCAAGaggagaatgaaaaaaatggaatttcGAAAGAAAGCCATTGGCAATTagagaaatagagagaaaGTGAGGAGAAATGGGAATTGGAAAAAGGGGTATTTGTAGGAGCACCAACCCAAGACCAAGGACTCCAttttcactctctctctctctcttattttagagtaaaattaaaagtttggagtttttatttacttatgtTAATTGTgttgttaatttaataaatttgaaaaaagaaaaaaaaaagtggataTAAAAATGggtataaatatttgaagggATTAGCATTGGAAGGATTTGCATTTTACGAAATGATTAGCGGAGATGGCTAATTAAAATTTGCTTTGCAATTGCAACTCGCGGTGTTGTGTTGTCCTTTTCTAATAAGAGGTTGGAATCAAATACAAGTTTTCCATGCTTTTCTGTTTTGGTTTTCACAATTTGGATCCCACAAGTTTACCCTATGTATATACTTACCCACATTTAGAcaacaaattgttattattttacttcaaTTTAGGCTTAATCCACGAGTATGTAATTTGTCAAGTTTTAATATAACTATTAAGTTCTACtaaaacatatttacattCAATTGTTTTTGCAAGCAATTAttgtttgtcatttttgggGTGACACTACTTTTAAATATCAACTcattgtcaaaagaaaaagacaaaagataaaagaaaaaacaacatgGATAATGATCGGTCcaatttgtgaaatttttacTGAACCAAATGGACCAATTGAAACTTCCCAACAATATCCATTAAACTCAAATCATGCCCAAACCACAAGAGTGATTGAGTATTTTTCTACTACACGTGTTAGACAAAATTTGCatcattttatttggtttttatatataatccCTTTCAACTCTCTTcactatttttacaaactaaATAGAATGATCTATCTGAAATGTGATTGCATTCAGTTACTATTCAACAAAagtttctaacattttttttggttgtgaAAATAAGTTTTGATAGATTGTTTGCATGTAAATGAGTGAATATATGTACATTTAGCACAGATCCAAGGGCGAGTCCTCTCAATTTCATGCTCTTTATattacacatatataaaaaaactgaaataatacaaatttcaaaagtagttAACCTAGTGATAAAATTGTTTCATAGCTCTTTCTAGACCCAAATTTAAGTCCTAACTACTCACAGTTAATTTAGGCCACTTATGTATATAATTACagaaaaatgaagtagagAATGGGTGAGGCAGCtagaaaaaagttcatatcACTTGTGATGGTGTGGGTTAGgccaaagaaattaaaaatgattgattttattaaacttttggCATAATCTAGATATATAGTAAGTggaaaagattttttttcttttcttttttcttggaaGGAGCTGAGTGTGTTGTAGGTGGAGAAATAAAGATGTGTtatttaaaagtgtttttttttttaaccaagaaaaacaaaacaatcaattctttaaaaagtgtttaatGCTAatcttatatattatatatatgtcacGTTTGATCTAAAACACTTACGTGCGATTTGGAAGTAGTTTTAATAAAAGTGTAAAACATTATAAAGtagtttttctatatatattattagaagTGTAGAGTGATTTATGTTGGTTTATccaacaaataattaatcacaAGAAATTATTAGTCCAACACATGATCAATTTTAGATTTGGACTTTACCCAATACTCCAAGATGGTGCTTTGctctatttatttacttttgtatAAAGTCAATGAGTGGCGGTGGTTGGCATTATTGGatatacattttattcttaagAGTATGTTTTGTGTTTCAAATAGTGTCattctttaacatttttagAGTGGTCGATATTATAGGTAAATTAAATGACAAGAATTTAAATCATTGAGttcatgaaaaaatatatattattttaaaagagagaaatttgtcattttacaaaattaaggtgatgaagaaaaatggtaatatttaaaaaagaagaagagggaatCGAATTGAAGGTGAAGTGATGGGTGCCGTGAGAATGAGGAGAAGGTAATTAGggagtaaaaatttaaagcaCTTGACAACGAGAAAAGGTCAAAAATGGAGGAAGGTGTGGAACGAGGACAtctctacaaaaaaaaaaaacaaaatttgaatctattttcacatgaaaaaaattggGGTATCACTCACAAATACTCGTTAAACTTTCTAActatcaaaagtttaaaaaacacagttaaacttttaaaaattgttcaaaactAACGACAATAGtagttttgaatgaaaatcgTTAATGTTTTGTTACAAAAATAACCTTCAATTATTGGAAAATTAATGAATACACTTGAACTTTAAGAAGGTTGGAAAATTctatcaaatgacaaaaacatttagaaaaaaacaactcatggtacctttttttttttttttttttgtatattgcgaataggaaaaaattaatgatatcataCGACTATCAAACAGTAATCATAGAGCTATTAAACGATAATCAtcagcttttaaatttgctacttttgcaatttaaaaaatatagtgacaTTGCCTCCATTatcgtaatttttttttgctatttttgcaagagTCTcaacaaagtttttaaaagtactctaattaatctaatttttacaCCCAAATTTCTTAtcatccaaaacaaaaaccaaaattttaagttaaaaccatagtttaaagattttattgatatttttacattttcatggATTCAGTATCTAAAAGAGACGAATATATTTTCCATTATATcgtaaaaaaattcaagaatcacaaaaactaaacataaaaatataacaatagtgtaaatagaatataaataatagacatgtttacttattttatttgaaaataataaaaagaaattactaatttaaatttattttttggatttttgtttttataatttttcttgaaataatattcatcaaaatcaaaactttcatacaTCCTTTgacatcaatattttaaacctcggttaaatataaaattccataaaatcttacaaaataaaaaaaataaaaaaactcctACAAACATACtgaaacaatcaaataaagaaattctTACCATAGTAGATCTATCATACTATCACCATGtattaatagttttttatttca of the Cucumis sativus cultivar 9930 chromosome 3, Cucumber_9930_V3, whole genome shotgun sequence genome contains:
- the LOC101220232 gene encoding serine carboxypeptidase-like 35 isoform X3 encodes the protein MAFFRNSIFFILLLATAAAVELEADREARRRESDRVTDLPGQPPVKFNHYAGYVKLRPEQPQDQKALFYWFFEAHEPNDVASKPLVLWLNGGPGCSSIAYGAAQELGPFLVQSNGQLKLNDFSWNKAANMLFLEAPIGVGYSYTNKTTDLEKLGDKITAEDSYAFLIGWFKRFPNFKLHHFYVAGESYAGHYVPQLADMIHERNQNSSKDTFINLKGFMELWHKLPLGYDPCTEAYANKFFNREDVQRALHANVTKLSYPYTPCSGVIQQWTDSPTSILPTIQKLLNAGLRIWVYSGDTDGRVPITSTRYSINKMELEIEEEWRAWYHKQEVAGWVETYKGGLILATVRGAGHQVPVFAPQQSLALFSYFLSANTLPSTRS
- the LOC101220232 gene encoding serine carboxypeptidase-like 35 isoform X1; the protein is MAFFRNSIFFILLLATAAAVELEADREARRRESDRVTDLPGQPPVKFNHYAGYVKLRPEQPQDQKALFYWFFEAHEPNDVASKPLVLWLNGGPGCSSIAYGAAQELGPFLVQSNGQLKLNDFSWNKAANMLFLEAPIGVGYSYTNKTTDLEKLGDKITAEDSYAFLIGWFKRFPNFKLHHFYVAGESYAGHYVPQLADMIHERNQNSSKDTFINLKGFMIGNAAIDDERDSKGMVEYAWTHGIISDKLYHNIMNECSFTTDSNSTNQTTTHCEEHARGFSLAYSHIDIYSIYSPICLSSSSTSNFTSSILLTATPPRIFSMHELWHKLPLGYDPCTEAYANKFFNREDVQRALHANVTKLSYPYTPCSGVIQQWTDSPTSILPTIQKLLNAGLRIWVYSGDTDGRVPITSTRYSINKMELEIEEEWRAWYHKQEVAGWVETYKGGLILATVRGAGHQVPVFAPQQSLALFSYFLSANTLPSTRS
- the LOC101220232 gene encoding serine carboxypeptidase-like 35 isoform X2, which produces MAFFRNSIFFILLLATAAAVELEADREARRRESDRVTDLPGQPPVKFNHYAGYVKLRPEQPQDQKALFYWFFEAHEPNDVASKPLVLWLNGGPGCSSIAYGAAQELGPFLVQSNGQLKLNDFSWNKAANMLFLEAPIGVGYSYTNKTTDLEKLGDKITAEDSYAFLIGWFKRFPNFKLHHFYVAGESYAGHYVPQLADMIHERNQNSSKDTFINLKGFMIGNAAIDDERDSKGMVEYAWTHGIISDKLYHNIMNECSFTTDSNSTNQTTTHCEEHARGFSLAYSHIDIYSIYSPICLSSSSTSNFTSSILLTATPPRIFSMHELWHKLPLGYDPCTEAYANKFFNREDVQRALHANVTKLSYPYTPCRSFSMLVCVFGFIVEIRMDEYR